The proteins below come from a single Stomoxys calcitrans chromosome 1, idStoCalc2.1, whole genome shotgun sequence genomic window:
- the LOC106085459 gene encoding uncharacterized protein LOC106085459, translating to MSEEEKNEIEYLETQFANGLCGFSKIMPNYDFREKYIVNQWITKLKKSNGSIDERRLRNNFIEYFVADTNIFKAEPFNSLPDNFNGSLMVLKKLLPRDPKENITLTDDEKGFYITELFATLPDKGSFLIKQPVPRDGFFFITVFKPNEAIFCEKS from the exons ATGTCTGAAGaggaaaaaaacgaaattgaaTATCTTGAAACGCAATTTGCAAATGGGTTGTGTGGCTTCAGTAAAATAATGCCAAATTACGATTTTCGTGAAAAATACATAGTAAACCAATGGataacaaaattaaagaaatcaaatgggTCCATTGATGAGAGAAGACTACGAAATAACTTTATTGAATATTTTGTAGCGGATACTAACATATTCAAAGCGGAACCCTTTAACAGTTTGCCAGATAATTTTAACGGATCATTGATGGTATTAAAGAAGCTTTTG CCTAGAGATCCAAAAGAAAACATTACTCTGACCGATGATGAAAAAGGATTTTACATAACGGAATTGTTTGCCACATTACCTGACAAAggatcatttttaataaaacaaccgGTTCCACgtgatggtttttttttcataactgTGTTTAAACCGAATGAAGcgattttttgtgaaaaatcctaa
- the LOC106085465 gene encoding zinc finger protein 135 isoform X2, with translation MNANKSESNSSKARKCAFVDSMECSVEYNRPCNQFYQPTTFKPILPKTEHRRAHIEIDNSASRTSHSRLYKCLECAESFKSFKHLRQHEFGFCNIFNINGVFACKYCHLCFKAATSLANHESSQHPEQQFLCCLCEDKLFTSKGYLTRHIQKTHNHSFLQYFCGECDEAMIMTTKNDVKKHFESSHTGQKCSNEAPAHALENEDEGDMDLEMHEEFLDEFLLAHSNENSFQFSECWEALDLHLTDMLHAQTTHSHNGETHTQAFQCPKCFEPFQNPQPLLQHLAESHNISVFLCQICQQTFPTSNDFKLHKRSICSKSTSATCVNCPFCGKAFSSTLKLKQHLRIVHTQNKKHICQLCDKQFSTLDHLKKHVLSQHQNERKHICHICSKSFSQSCHLKQHLAIHTIGKTIKCTECPERFWRNIDLYRHRKQHVS, from the coding sequence ATGAATGCCAATAAATCGGAGTCAAATTCTAGCAAGGCGAGAAAATGTGCATTTGTTGACAGTATGGAGTGTTCTGTTGAATATAATAGGCCTTGTAACCAATTTTACCAACCAACGACCTTTAAACCAATTCTACCAAAAACAGAACATCGTAGAGCGCACATAGAGATTGACAACAGCGCCAGCAGAACATCTCATTCCCGTCTATACAAGTGTTTAGAATGTGCTGAAAGTTTTAAATCTTTTAAACACTTGCGCCAACACGAATTTGGGTTTTGTAACATTTTTAACATAAACGGAGTCTTTGCATgtaaatattgtcatttgtgttTTAAAGCGGCAACCAGTTTGGCAAATCATGAAAGCAGCCAACATCCAGAGCAACAGTTTTTGTGCTGCCTGTGTGAGGACAAATTATTTACCTCCAAGGGCTATCTGACCAGACATATTCAAAAGACACATAATCATTCATTTCTACAATACTTTTGTGGAGAATGTGATGAAGCGATGATTATGACCACAAAAAATGATGTAAAGAAACATTTTGAATCTAGTCATACTGGTCAGAAGTGTAGTAACGAGGCGCCGGCTCATGCTCTGGAAAATGAGGACGAAGGTGACATGGATTTGGAAATGCATGAAGAATTTTTAGATGAATTCCTCTTAGCGCACTCAAACGAAAATTCCTTCCAATTCTCGGAATGTTGGGAGGCATTAGATTTACATTTGACTGACATGCTGCACGCTCAAACTACACATTCTCATAACGGCGAAACCCACACTCAAGCTTTTCAATGCCCCAAATGTTTTGAACCATTTCAAAACCCTCAACCTTTACTCCAACACTTGGCCGAGAGTCACAACATAAGTGTCTTCTTATGCCAGATATGCCAGCAGACATTTCCTACTTCCAACGATTTTAAATtgcataaaagaagcatttgcAGTAAAAGCACTTCAGCTACTTGCGTAAATTGTCCTTTTTGTGGCAAGGCATTTAGTTCTACTTTAAAACTGAAACAACATTTGCGCATAGTCCATACTCAAAACAAGAAACACATATGCCAACTTTGCGACAAACAATTCTCTACACTAGATCATCTGAAAAAACATGTTCTTAGTCAACACCAGAATGAACGTAAACACATATGTCATATTTGCTCTAAGAGTTTTTCGCAGTCATGTCATCTAAAACAACACTTGGCTATTCATACCATCGGCAAAACTATAAAATGTACAGAATGTCCCGAAAGATTTTGGAGAAATATTGACTTGTACAGGCACCGGAAACAGCATGTTTCATAA
- the LOC106085465 gene encoding zinc finger protein 252 isoform X1: MDCCNFCSRKHKTFKISEYVFSYEGRSVPTKTLLQIFPPDIQEIITGPCSLICPSCIKQLHDYYGFIQQIRQTFLTMNANKSESNSSKARKCAFVDSMECSVEYNRPCNQFYQPTTFKPILPKTEHRRAHIEIDNSASRTSHSRLYKCLECAESFKSFKHLRQHEFGFCNIFNINGVFACKYCHLCFKAATSLANHESSQHPEQQFLCCLCEDKLFTSKGYLTRHIQKTHNHSFLQYFCGECDEAMIMTTKNDVKKHFESSHTGQKCSNEAPAHALENEDEGDMDLEMHEEFLDEFLLAHSNENSFQFSECWEALDLHLTDMLHAQTTHSHNGETHTQAFQCPKCFEPFQNPQPLLQHLAESHNISVFLCQICQQTFPTSNDFKLHKRSICSKSTSATCVNCPFCGKAFSSTLKLKQHLRIVHTQNKKHICQLCDKQFSTLDHLKKHVLSQHQNERKHICHICSKSFSQSCHLKQHLAIHTIGKTIKCTECPERFWRNIDLYRHRKQHVS, from the exons atgGATTGTTGTAACTTTTGTTCAAGAAAACATAAAACGTTTAAAATCTCCGAATATGTCTTCTCATATGAAGGTCGAAGCGTACCGACTAAAACACTACTTCAGATATTTCCCCCTGACATTCAAGAA ATTATTACAGGTCCATGCAGTCTAATTTGTCCTTCATGTATAAAACAATTGCATGATTACTATGGTTTTATACAACAAATCCGACAGACTTTTTTAACAATGAATGCCAATAAATCGGAGTCAAATTCTAGCAAGGCGAGAAAATGTGCATTTGTTGACAGTATGGAGTGTTCTGTTGAATATAATAGGCCTTGTAACCAATTTTACCAACCAACGACCTTTAAACCAATTCTACCAAAAACAGAACATCGTAGAGCGCACATAGAGATTGACAACAGCGCCAGCAGAACATCTCATTCCCGTCTATACAAGTGTTTAGAATGTGCTGAAAGTTTTAAATCTTTTAAACACTTGCGCCAACACGAATTTGGGTTTTGTAACATTTTTAACATAAACGGAGTCTTTGCATgtaaatattgtcatttgtgttTTAAAGCGGCAACCAGTTTGGCAAATCATGAAAGCAGCCAACATCCAGAGCAACAGTTTTTGTGCTGCCTGTGTGAGGACAAATTATTTACCTCCAAGGGCTATCTGACCAGACATATTCAAAAGACACATAATCATTCATTTCTACAATACTTTTGTGGAGAATGTGATGAAGCGATGATTATGACCACAAAAAATGATGTAAAGAAACATTTTGAATCTAGTCATACTGGTCAGAAGTGTAGTAACGAGGCGCCGGCTCATGCTCTGGAAAATGAGGACGAAGGTGACATGGATTTGGAAATGCATGAAGAATTTTTAGATGAATTCCTCTTAGCGCACTCAAACGAAAATTCCTTCCAATTCTCGGAATGTTGGGAGGCATTAGATTTACATTTGACTGACATGCTGCACGCTCAAACTACACATTCTCATAACGGCGAAACCCACACTCAAGCTTTTCAATGCCCCAAATGTTTTGAACCATTTCAAAACCCTCAACCTTTACTCCAACACTTGGCCGAGAGTCACAACATAAGTGTCTTCTTATGCCAGATATGCCAGCAGACATTTCCTACTTCCAACGATTTTAAATtgcataaaagaagcatttgcAGTAAAAGCACTTCAGCTACTTGCGTAAATTGTCCTTTTTGTGGCAAGGCATTTAGTTCTACTTTAAAACTGAAACAACATTTGCGCATAGTCCATACTCAAAACAAGAAACACATATGCCAACTTTGCGACAAACAATTCTCTACACTAGATCATCTGAAAAAACATGTTCTTAGTCAACACCAGAATGAACGTAAACACATATGTCATATTTGCTCTAAGAGTTTTTCGCAGTCATGTCATCTAAAACAACACTTGGCTATTCATACCATCGGCAAAACTATAAAATGTACAGAATGTCCCGAAAGATTTTGGAGAAATATTGACTTGTACAGGCACCGGAAACAGCATGTTTCATAA